TGGTCTTTAATGCTTAAAGCTCCTTCAATTACGTATTTCATTGGTTCTCTGAATTCGTCGAATGCTGAGTATACTGCACCAACTAATCCTGAAGTAGTTTCAGGGGAGAACATCTGTGTACCTGCATCTGCACACATTGCCGCACATACTGGAGGAATAGCGAATCCTTTGGAGTGTCTGGTTACAACGTGGTTACCGTTGAAGATACCAGGTCCACCGCCACCGTAGATTGAGTGTGAGAAGAATGAGAATCCTACTGCAGTACCCATTGATCTACCGTAGTCAACACCAGGTAAACCGGTTTCGTACTCTAGAATATCGTTGAAGTATAAAATAACTGAAGCAACGTTTTGTGCTGCTCTTGCTGCACCACAGCTTACTGCAACTGCTGCAACTAAACCTGCTGCTGCGTAAGCATTCCATTTGTTTACGTCAGCTGGTTTGTACATGTTGAATCCTGAGCTCATTGTTTTGTCAACAACAATTACGCCGTCAGCAATTGCTCTTTCAACAACTGTTTCAACAACTGAACCAACAGTTCCTTTTCCATTTGCTTTAATAAAGTCAATAACTAAATTATCAGCGTTTAATCCTTGGTAAGCTAAACCAAGTAAATGCTGTCTTTCGAATGATCCTACTGCGTCACCCATTTCGAATGTTGCAGTCTGTTCCATAACTGATGAGAATGCAATAGCGTTCATCATGTTTTTCTTGGTTGTAGCAACCGCGTGGTTAACCGGAATATTTCTTAAAGCGTAACCTAAACCTTCCATGTTTGAAGGTGCACCTAAAAGTGACGCAATGTTACCGCCTGCGTAATCCATAACCTGTGGGTAGTTACCAACAATTGCAGCGTGCACTGTTGAACCATCGAACATGTCAATGTCGAATGTTTTAATAAGTGCTTCTTTCAATGCCATAGCGGTTGAAAGCATTGATACTGAGTATTCTGCAGCTACTTCCAATCTTGCGGTTGGAACTTGCACAGCTAACTGCTTTCCGCCGTTAACTAATTTTACTGCTGTATCGTCATCTTCGGATACTTTTAAGATTTTTTCTACTTCGTCAGCAATAGCCTGAGCATTGCTTACTGCGGATATGTCCAAAGTTCTTCCTGGAACTTGGCATCCTTTTCCACCGATTTTACCTGCAGCTAAGGTACTTTCAATACCAGCGAGGTTTACAGCAACGGTTCTTTTAATGTTCTTTACCATGTTTTTGATGGTAGGATTATATAATGGGCTAATAGCTTCTAATGGTACATTGTCGGCTACTAGGTTTCCTTTCGCATCGTACAAACTGATCTTATCATCATACTTTACCATAGGAACCACTCCTATTTTTTTGATATATACATCATAACATTATTGAAAGAATATATATTCAAGTTTTCATTAAACTCAAATAGAAAAATATATATACTGTCTATAGTCGATTAAGTTTTAGATTAGGTTAAATATGTCAATTTTTAGTACGTAATACGGTATTAAATCAAAATTAACCGCGCTATTGTTGAGATACAACAGATGTTTTTAATGGATTAATATTAGTTACTATTTTTATAAACTCAAATAAGATGGTAGTATGAACCAAAAGTTTGGATTTAATAATATCGATGTGGGTTTTGGCTTCGAGGATAACGAAGATAACAACGCAGATGATAAATCACAAATATTAATTGACCTCAAAGGAGAACCCGGAAAGAATTGTGGGGGTTTTTGTAAATTTTGTTACTTTAGAAAAGTTAATTTTAATAATCCTAAACCTTTAGGTTGTGGGCAGTGTACCTTCCAGATAGGATGCGACTACTGCACAAATTCGATAAGAGAAATCAACGGAAACTTTATCCCGATACCATTTGCAGTTGAACAGGTTCAAAATGCATTATTATTCAAAAAATATGAAAAAGTAAACATTACAAGTGGTGGTGATACCAGTTACTACCCCTATCTTGAAGATCTATGCAAAATAATCAATGAAATGGGTTTAAAGATACATTTAGGATATACTTCCGGTAAGGGATTAAACGGCATCGAGTCGGCAAAATATCTTGTAAAATCGGGTGTTGAAGAAGTTACCTTCTCAGTTTTTTCGACGGATCCAAAACTTAGGGAAGAATGGATGAACGATAAAAATCCAGAACAATCTCTCGAATGTTTGAAGTATTTCTGCGAAACTTGTGAAACCCACTGTGCGATAATCGTAGTCCCCGGAGTGAATGACGGAGAAGTATTGAAAAATACGATTTCAGATCTCGTTTCATGGGGTGCGAATGCCGTAATACTGATGAGATTTGCAAATAAAGTTGAAAATGGGTTAATATTTGAAAATGAACCATTAATCGAAGATATAAATGTTCAAAGTGTCGAAGAATTTGGAAAATTGGTAAAAGAGATGTATGAATTGTTTGGAAATAACATAAGAATTTCTGGAACTCCAGTATATGACCCGATAACAAACACTCCGTTTGCAATTTATTATGAAGACGAAGTTTTGAATGAGTTGCGATCTAAAATCAAAGCAGAAGCAACCATAATTACTGGAAATGTTTCTTTTATATATTTAAGTAAAATTTTTGAGAATACGCCGATAAAAGTTATTTCAGTAAACAAAGACATTGCAGATTTAATTACAAAAAAAGACTTAGAATCAGTTGATCTTTCAGAAGTAACCGATACGGTACTTTATCCTGAAAATGCAATCGTTCATGAAAGAGATGCAGAAGATATATTCACAAAAGATGGAATGAAAAGAATTGTCTTAAGGGGGATCGATAAACTAACAATGGATGGGGAAGTTTCAGGAATTTTCACAAAAGAAGAAGCAATAGAATTTGAAGTAAATGCCTTCAATGAATTAATTGAAAAGATAAATTTCTTTGGAAATCCTATTTAAACTCTGGATATTTATGTTCAAATACGTAATCTGCCTCTCTGTTTAGGCATTCTGCAAAAATTGAAAAATACAATAAGTCTATCTCCAAATTATTTTTTTCAAATACGTATCTCCATTCTGTAAATGAATTGTCAACCTGATTTAACATCGTTTCAAAAATTTTTGAATCATCGATAATAAAATTTGAATTAGATGTTTCTAGAATTTTATTTTTGTATGTAATTTTTGTTAAATAATCAGTATGTGGTTTATGGCATTTCAGCATAAGATCAAAATCCAATTTAACATCGTTCTTAGTTTTTTCATCTAATTTATCAAATAATTCCTTTATTTTATGTATATGTGGGTAGGATTTACCGTTTTCAACGAGTAAAAATTTTAAAAAAAGTTCTGACGATATCGCCAACAATAAAATTATTGGTTGAGGATCTCCGTAACATTCTGTAAATTCAGTTTTATTTTCTTTAAATCCCTATATTCTCACTACACCCCTCAAATACAATTTAGCTTGAGAATGCATCGCATGTGATTTGTGTTTAAATATTGGCCCCATACTCCCACCATATATTTAGATGTATAAATTAATTTACCCAAAAAGAAAAATGCCGAGGGGGGGACTTGAACCCCCGACCTCTCGGTTTCCCAGGACCCAAGGGGAAGAACCCCTTAGGAATTTCCGTATGAGCCGAGCGCTATAACCAGCCTAAGCCACCTCGGCAATGTGCTTCATCAAAGCATCTTAAAGTAAGCAGAACAGCTATATATAGTTTTTGTAGAAAGTTTTAAATACTGAAATACAAAACTACACTATGCTTAATTGATTAGGCACTTTTAAAAGGTTCATTGTGCGAGGGTTGCCAAGCCTGGTTAAAGGCGCTAGGTTGAGGGCCTAGTCTCATAGGAGTTCGAGGGTTCGAATCCCTTCCCTCGCATATTTTTTAAAACAAAATAATGCGTTTTTTCTAAAGTTTATTTTAAAAATGATTTTTTCATATCTATACTAATATTATATTATCTAAATTTTTCAATTTTTACACCATTCTATATATAAAAAGTCGGAAGAATAGTTTTTATTATAATCATCGAAGGGATAA
This Methanococcus maripaludis C5 DNA region includes the following protein-coding sequences:
- the mcrB gene encoding coenzyme-B sulfoethylthiotransferase subunit beta; its protein translation is MVKYDDKISLYDAKGNLVADNVPLEAISPLYNPTIKNMVKNIKRTVAVNLAGIESTLAAGKIGGKGCQVPGRTLDISAVSNAQAIADEVEKILKVSEDDDTAVKLVNGGKQLAVQVPTARLEVAAEYSVSMLSTAMALKEALIKTFDIDMFDGSTVHAAIVGNYPQVMDYAGGNIASLLGAPSNMEGLGYALRNIPVNHAVATTKKNMMNAIAFSSVMEQTATFEMGDAVGSFERQHLLGLAYQGLNADNLVIDFIKANGKGTVGSVVETVVERAIADGVIVVDKTMSSGFNMYKPADVNKWNAYAAAGLVAAVAVSCGAARAAQNVASVILYFNDILEYETGLPGVDYGRSMGTAVGFSFFSHSIYGGGGPGIFNGNHVVTRHSKGFAIPPVCAAMCADAGTQMFSPETTSGLVGAVYSAFDEFREPMKYVIEGALSIKDQF
- the mmp10 gene encoding methyl coenzyme M reductase-arginine methyltransferase Mmp10 (Mmp10 (methanogenesis marker protein 10) is a cobalamin-requiring radical SAM methyltransferase that creates the methylarginine modification to methyl coenzyme M reductase.) → MNQKFGFNNIDVGFGFEDNEDNNADDKSQILIDLKGEPGKNCGGFCKFCYFRKVNFNNPKPLGCGQCTFQIGCDYCTNSIREINGNFIPIPFAVEQVQNALLFKKYEKVNITSGGDTSYYPYLEDLCKIINEMGLKIHLGYTSGKGLNGIESAKYLVKSGVEEVTFSVFSTDPKLREEWMNDKNPEQSLECLKYFCETCETHCAIIVVPGVNDGEVLKNTISDLVSWGANAVILMRFANKVENGLIFENEPLIEDINVQSVEEFGKLVKEMYELFGNNIRISGTPVYDPITNTPFAIYYEDEVLNELRSKIKAEATIITGNVSFIYLSKIFENTPIKVISVNKDIADLITKKDLESVDLSEVTDTVLYPENAIVHERDAEDIFTKDGMKRIVLRGIDKLTMDGEVSGIFTKEEAIEFEVNAFNELIEKINFFGNPI